GAACTGCTCATTACCCGATGAGTACCCTTATTGGCTACTGCCACAAACTTGTCACCACCATAGGTAACAGAAGACCACTCGCCCGATGCTGGGGTTGTGCGAAGAGTCCAGACAATACCATCCGGACTGCTCATCACAGCACCAGTCGCAGATACCGCTACGAATTTACCATTGCCATAAACAACAGATTTCCAATCACTATTTTTCGCCGCTGTTCTGGGCGTCCAGTTAATCCCGTCAGGGCTGGTCATTACCCCATAAAAACCATCCATAGCTACAGCAACAAACTGACCACCTCCATAAGTTACAGACATCCACAAATTTGCTTCCACAGCAGTTTGAACTGTCCAGTTTATCCCATCCGGACTGGTCATTACCCGATGGGTACCATTAGCGGCTACTGCCACAAATGTTTCGTTGCCATAGGCAACAGAACGCCATTCATTATTATCTTCGGGTGCTGCATGGGATATCCAATCACTATCGCCCGCAGCTGTTGCTCTGGGTTGTAAAAGAGTTAATAAACAAACCAACAATATTCCTATCCGAGATTTGTAAATCCACAGGTATTGGTCGTTCCTAAAAAAAGAAATATATAGCTTCTTCATATTATTTAGCTAGTTAATTATAACAGTTTAAAATTCATACTATTGAAAAGCGGATTTAGATTATTAACGGATGTCACTTTTTCTAAACACCAGCCGGCTAACTACAAATAATGCCACAATTAGAAGCAAGTGGCAATAGCAGACATAGTGTAAAAAGTGAGAAAAATCCAGACTTTTAGAGAAGTATCTTTTTTATCATATATTTAATTAGTTTCAATGTTTAGCTTTAAAACACCGAAACTATTAAGAATTGACTTTCTTGAGAGCAAAACAGACCTTCTCTTAGTCCGAACTTATCAAAATCGGACTAATTTCCTTAGTTTAACACTAAATCAGAGATCTTTTTAGATCTACAGTCAGCATAAGACAACTATTGCTATCAATGCTAATTTTATTTAGCGAATCTTCGTCTTCTCTCCCTATTATAGAGATAGAAATGTATAAAAGGAATTGCTTTAAGCTTTCTGCTTTGCTTCATCTTAAACGGGTGTACTTGGGATCCTTCGACTGCGCCGAGGATGACTAAGAAGAATCAGTTTAGGTTTGTGCAAGGTCTTCTTTTCAGAAAGAACCTGCTTGGGCAGAAGGACAGAAGAAAATCCGTTTCAGGAAAAGACATCTCTCCGTCCAGGTAGCGGTCTCTCGAAAAGGCCATACGATTCCACATACCTATCGGCTTTAAGTCCTCTACTTTTAAGCCTTAAGCTACTATGATACGATATTAATTCTTGCCTTCAAAAACTAACGATATATAATACATACCTCCTATAGATGGGTTTCCAACAGAAGTAACATAGTATTTATTCAATAAGTTAGCTCCTCCAATCTTCAATATCGAACGATAAGCAGGTAATTTGAAACTAAGCTGTGCATCCAAAGTACCGTATGCAGGCACTTCTCCAGAAGCAAATGCAGAACGCCATATAAATTGATCCTGCCAGCGATAAGTCAGGTTAAAATCAGTATTCCTTATAATCTCATTCCCTCCCACACCTGCATTAAATTTGTAGGCTGGGGTGTTATAGGTATTAAAAAACTTATCAGGCATTTTACTTAATTTATCCTGGGCGACATTAGCCATCCATTTTAACTTTTTCCAGTTATATTCCATGCCCAAAGCCCAACCCTGTGCTTTTACCGGCTCCTGAACGTTTACTGTTGTTTCATACCGTACTGGAGACATTAACCCGGTTGGATTCCCCGGAGTTGGATTTTGCCAAAGAATAGCTGCAGTTAAAAAGTCTCGATAGTTATTGTAATAATAAGAAGCATCCAGATGCAAAGCACTTGTTAATAATGCCCTGTATCCTATTTCGTAAACCTGCACCTTTTCAGGTTTAAAAACAGAAAAGGTAAAATTCTCTAAAACTGACGGGTTACTATAGCCACTTTCTACATAAGCTCTGTAACTTAAATCTGTATAAGGCTTATTGGTTTTCAGCTCATATTTATCCAATAACTGCGGCAATGCACCTACTAAACGTGAACCAGCCCGAACGAGCAAATCTATGTACTGAGACTGTGCTGTCGGATTCCTGAACCCGGATTGGTAAGAGAAACGGAAATAGTGATTTTTACTCAAATTCCAAACTGCCGCCACTCTCGGAGATAAGAAACCACTAAAATTCTCACTTTTATCATAACGAATAGAGGTTACAAATTTAAGTTTCTCATCAAAGAATTTCTTAGTCCCCTGAACATAGGCGCCATATTCGGCAATAGTTAGCTTTTTATTGAGGTCATCAAACAGCGTACCTCCCGAATTCAAATCATATAATCTGTAAGAAGCGCCTGCAATTAAGTCGACCGCAGAAATTAGCCCCGACAGATTGTACATGCCTTCATAATGCCATAAATTAGTTTTATCGTTAAATTTCGCACCTCCCTGTGCCCCTATTGTCCGTGATGCTATATCTTGTTTTGCCTGGATAAATTCTTCTGATCCTGGGACAAATCTGCCATTATCTGCTGTTGAACGAGCGGTTAAATGTGCTTGAGTCTCATCTTGTCCCATTTTTCGGCCTGCCAGATATGCGCCTACATATTGTGGAAACCAAGCAGTACTTGGTTTAGAACGCTCATTAATCAAAGAAGCTAATGCCGTAGTGTTATAGGCATCTCCCGATCTTTCTTGCGTTGTATAAGCTCTTAAAAAAAATCTGTTCCCTTTTAGTTCTAATTTATATTGCCCGATATTAAAATTTTTCAAAGAATAACGATCGGCCCCTGTATATACAGATGTTCCCGTCCCCCAATAAGCCTGTGCACTGGCCTCAATATCTTTTCTGATTTTATAGTTGAAAGACCCGCTCGTTCTGAAACTACTTGTATTATAATCCACCAAATCATTTTCCAGATATCCGGTTCGGGAAACATCCTGATTCGGTATAATCCCATTCTGAAGACCCAAATAAAAAGGGCTTACCGATGGCATTACACTTAAAAATCCCTGAATTTGAGCATCATAAGGCGTAGACCCTGTTGCCGACTCGTATTCCTTAATATATGCCTGCCTGGCTGTACCAACAACAGCCTGAGCTACATTTCTCATATTAACCTTAATTTCGTCGCCGTATACATTGATTCCATCATAGGCCGGGTCACTGCTTCTATCCC
This genomic interval from Pseudopedobacter saltans DSM 12145 contains the following:
- a CDS encoding TonB-dependent receptor, which translates into the protein MNAYRKYILPIYLSIFILFQNQLSFAQESITIKGRVFDKVSKDPIGGALVAVKGYSKRTVTNQDGSFSLHIAASLPLQLQVSFLGYVPEEFVVKNQNTPIIAALSVQHILGNEIVVSASRIPERILESPVSIERISIEDIKKTAATSFYDGLVNLKGVEQSTQSFTFKSLNTRGFNANGNVRFNQFLDGMDNQAPGLNFSVGNIAGITDLDLESAELIPGSSSALYGAGGINGTLLLNSKSPFIHQGLSVQLKTGINHIDKSQQGVANWNDVQVRYAKALNSKLAFKVNFSYLQADDWKALDQSNYDRTGMLGKVGDRSSDPAYDGINVYGDEIKVNMRNVAQAVVGTARQAYIKEYESATGSTPYDAQIQGFLSVMPSVSPFYLGLQNGIIPNQDVSRTGYLENDLVDYNTSSFRTSGSFNYKIRKDIEASAQAYWGTGTSVYTGADRYSLKNFNIGQYKLELKGNRFFLRAYTTQERSGDAYNTTALASLINERSKPSTAWFPQYVGAYLAGRKMGQDETQAHLTARSTADNGRFVPGSEEFIQAKQDIASRTIGAQGGAKFNDKTNLWHYEGMYNLSGLISAVDLIAGASYRLYDLNSGGTLFDDLNKKLTIAEYGAYVQGTKKFFDEKLKFVTSIRYDKSENFSGFLSPRVAAVWNLSKNHYFRFSYQSGFRNPTAQSQYIDLLVRAGSRLVGALPQLLDKYELKTNKPYTDLSYRAYVESGYSNPSVLENFTFSVFKPEKVQVYEIGYRALLTSALHLDASYYYNNYRDFLTAAILWQNPTPGNPTGLMSPVRYETTVNVQEPVKAQGWALGMEYNWKKLKWMANVAQDKLSKMPDKFFNTYNTPAYKFNAGVGGNEIIRNTDFNLTYRWQDQFIWRSAFASGEVPAYGTLDAQLSFKLPAYRSILKIGGANLLNKYYVTSVGNPSIGGMYYISLVFEGKN